Proteins from a genomic interval of Sporolactobacillus sp. Y61:
- a CDS encoding spore germination protein → MASQTEKKPISKFIDDNVRKMYNILDIGPENFDVGERDIRILGRSCRMYYTNSLADSSMITIMMREFMRITNNNEHTLDIFKEIKQHLVHYQVEEITTLNEVIDKMLTGRIVIIIDGETTGLSIDLRHYPGRQPQEPDVEKVVRGSKDGFTENIIENSGLIRRRIRDPRFRSEIMQVGVRSRTDVCLCYLKDVANPGILKTLRQELKAINVDGIPMADNALEEFIMKQGWNPFPLVRYTGRPDVAASHLLEGHVVLISDTSPSVMILPTTLFHHLQHVEEYRQVTVTGALLRWIRFIAVFSSIFLVPLWLLLVQDHLLPEQLSFIGPNKTDYNLPLIVQILIAEAGIESLRMAAIHTPTSLSTALGLIAAVLIGQIAIEAGVFIPEVILYTSVAAIGGFATPSYELQLADKIMRLLLILAVAFFHVPGFMIFTTWMIIYLAHVKNLDTPYLWPFIPFNPTGLYNILIRRAMPTSIVRPSIVRPLDKYRQPKKSGNS, encoded by the coding sequence ATGGCCAGCCAGACAGAAAAAAAGCCGATCAGCAAATTTATAGATGACAATGTCCGGAAGATGTACAACATTTTAGATATCGGGCCGGAAAACTTTGATGTCGGTGAACGTGACATTCGTATCCTCGGCCGTAGTTGTCGCATGTATTATACCAACAGTCTGGCAGACAGCAGCATGATCACTATCATGATGCGTGAATTTATGCGTATCACGAATAACAATGAGCATACTTTGGATATTTTTAAGGAAATTAAACAACATCTTGTTCATTATCAGGTTGAAGAGATCACGACACTGAATGAAGTCATTGATAAAATGCTGACCGGACGGATCGTCATCATCATCGATGGGGAAACGACCGGTTTAAGTATTGACCTTCGTCATTATCCGGGCAGGCAGCCGCAGGAGCCTGATGTAGAAAAAGTGGTCCGCGGTTCAAAAGACGGATTCACTGAAAATATTATTGAAAATTCAGGACTGATCAGAAGAAGAATCCGTGATCCGCGTTTTCGTAGCGAAATCATGCAGGTAGGCGTTCGATCCCGGACGGATGTCTGCCTCTGTTATTTAAAGGATGTGGCTAACCCCGGTATTCTGAAAACGTTGAGGCAGGAATTGAAGGCGATCAATGTAGACGGTATTCCAATGGCTGACAATGCACTGGAAGAATTTATCATGAAACAGGGATGGAATCCTTTCCCACTGGTCCGTTACACCGGTCGCCCGGATGTTGCTGCCAGTCACCTTCTGGAAGGGCATGTGGTACTGATATCCGATACGTCGCCAAGTGTGATGATCCTTCCAACGACACTTTTTCATCATTTACAGCATGTTGAGGAATACCGCCAGGTGACTGTTACCGGTGCTCTTCTGAGATGGATCCGTTTCATTGCGGTCTTCAGTTCCATTTTTCTTGTACCGCTGTGGCTTCTTCTCGTCCAGGACCATTTGCTTCCTGAGCAGCTGAGTTTTATCGGACCGAACAAGACGGATTACAACCTCCCGCTCATCGTCCAGATCCTGATTGCTGAAGCAGGTATCGAGTCGCTCAGAATGGCAGCCATACATACGCCCACTTCACTGTCCACAGCCCTCGGTTTAATTGCTGCTGTGCTGATCGGACAGATTGCGATTGAGGCAGGTGTTTTCATTCCGGAAGTTATCCTGTATACTTCAGTTGCTGCGATTGGCGGATTCGCCACGCCAAGTTATGAGCTGCAGCTTGCTGATAAAATCATGAGATTGCTGCTTATTCTTGCAGTTGCCTTTTTCCATGTACCCGGATTTATGATATTTACGACGTGGATGATCATTTATCTTGCACACGTGAAAAATTTGGATACACCCTATCTGTGGCCGTTCATCCCGTTTAACCCGACCGGATTATATAATATATTGATCAGGCGTGCCATGCCGACATCGATTGTTCGCCCGAGTATTGTGCGCCCATTAGATAAATATCGACAACCGAAAAAGTCAGGAAACAGTTAA
- the spoVAE gene encoding stage V sporulation protein AE has protein sequence MIFLYAFLVGGAICTVGQILMDVFKLTPAHVVASFVVLGAAFDVFGLYDRLIAFSGAGATVPITSFGHSLLHGAMAEGHEHGYLGIAIGIFKLTSAGITSAILFGFLVALVFKPKG, from the coding sequence ATGATTTTTCTCTATGCTTTTCTTGTTGGTGGTGCAATCTGTACAGTCGGTCAGATTTTAATGGATGTATTTAAATTGACACCTGCTCACGTCGTTGCGTCATTTGTTGTTCTTGGTGCTGCCTTCGATGTATTCGGACTTTATGATCGACTGATTGCATTTTCCGGGGCCGGAGCAACTGTACCTATCACAAGTTTTGGTCACTCGCTGTTACACGGAGCCATGGCAGAAGGGCATGAGCACGGGTATCTTGGGATCGCCATTGGGATTTTCAAATTGACATCGGCAGGGATTACGTCGGCTATTTTGTTTGGATTCCTTGTCGCTTTGGTATTCAAGCCAAAAGGATAA
- the spoVAD gene encoding stage V sporulation protein AD — protein sequence MAKVRKQTWRFEHPVYLLSTGTVVGPLEGQGPLAGTFDKEYPTLYCGEKDWVEAERALLRRSISFCLAKAGKAEGDVDFFLAGDLMDQTVTSNFIAREHRIPFLGLFGACSTSMETLATGALLVDSGYAEHVLCAVSSHNATAERQFRYPTEYGGPNNLTQTFTVTGAGAALVTREKGRVRVAGATIGRVIDWGVADANNMGSAMAPAAADTIWTHFQDTGRTPDEYDLIMTGDLSSVGSPILKELLIEKGLDISRQHQDSGLMIYSPDQPVNAGGSGCACSAVVTYGYLYQRLAEGSMKRVLIVATGALLNSVTPKQKDTIPCIAHAVVLESAKEEKR from the coding sequence ATGGCTAAAGTAAGAAAACAAACATGGCGTTTTGAACATCCGGTCTATCTGCTGTCTACGGGTACAGTAGTCGGACCTCTTGAAGGACAGGGACCACTTGCCGGAACCTTTGATAAGGAATATCCGACGCTTTACTGCGGAGAGAAGGACTGGGTTGAAGCGGAGCGTGCGTTATTGCGTCGTTCAATTTCTTTCTGCCTGGCTAAAGCGGGAAAGGCAGAAGGGGATGTTGATTTCTTCCTGGCCGGTGATTTAATGGATCAGACAGTGACTTCAAATTTTATCGCCCGTGAACATCGTATTCCTTTTCTGGGGCTGTTCGGTGCCTGCTCCACTTCGATGGAGACACTGGCTACCGGTGCGCTGCTTGTAGACAGCGGTTATGCAGAGCATGTGCTGTGCGCGGTAAGCAGCCATAATGCAACCGCTGAACGGCAGTTCCGATATCCGACTGAATATGGAGGACCGAACAACCTGACTCAGACATTTACGGTTACCGGTGCGGGGGCTGCGCTGGTGACAAGAGAAAAAGGAAGGGTAAGAGTAGCAGGCGCTACGATTGGCAGGGTCATTGACTGGGGAGTTGCCGATGCAAATAATATGGGTTCAGCGATGGCACCTGCTGCTGCGGATACGATTTGGACACATTTTCAGGACACTGGAAGGACTCCGGATGAATACGATCTGATTATGACAGGCGATCTCTCAAGTGTCGGATCACCGATTCTTAAAGAGCTGCTCATTGAGAAAGGGCTCGATATCAGCAGGCAACATCAGGATTCAGGACTGATGATTTACAGCCCCGACCAGCCGGTGAATGCCGGTGGAAGCGGATGTGCCTGTTCAGCTGTGGTGACCTACGGATATCTTTATCAGCGGCTGGCCGAAGGATCAATGAAGCGTGTACTGATTGTTGCAACTGGTGCACTTCTGAACAGTGTGACACCGAAACAAAAGGATACCATTCCTTGCATTGCTCACGCAGTAGTTCTTGAATCGGCTAAGGAGGAGAAACGATGA
- the spoVAC gene encoding stage V sporulation protein AC, with amino-acid sequence MLNDPKNYTENIKPFQPKIPYVANCFRAFFFGGLICVIGQCIQVFYMHFFHFSSEGAGNPTVATLILISALMTGFGIYDKLARYAGAGSIVPVTGFANSITSAALEHKNEGIVLGIATNLFSLAGEVIVFGVVSAAVMGMLRLFIEHLL; translated from the coding sequence TTGCTTAATGATCCGAAAAACTATACCGAGAACATAAAACCCTTCCAGCCGAAAATTCCTTATGTAGCTAATTGTTTCAGAGCCTTTTTCTTTGGTGGTCTGATCTGTGTTATTGGACAATGCATCCAGGTTTTTTATATGCATTTTTTCCATTTTTCCAGTGAAGGTGCAGGAAATCCGACGGTTGCAACGCTTATTCTCATATCCGCTCTGATGACCGGATTCGGTATCTACGATAAACTTGCCAGATATGCCGGTGCAGGATCCATTGTCCCGGTAACCGGCTTCGCCAATTCAATTACCAGTGCAGCGCTTGAACACAAGAATGAGGGTATCGTGCTCGGAATTGCGACAAATCTATTCTCACTTGCCGGAGAAGTCATTGTGTTTGGTGTGGTTTCTGCTGCAGTTATGGGCATGCTTCGTTTGTTTATCGAACATTTGCTTTAA
- the sigF gene encoding RNA polymerase sporulation sigma factor SigF, which translates to MELNPRKEAKEPLLDDKEVKQLIRRSQTGDHDARDRLVQKNMRLVWSVVQRFINRGYEPDDLFQIGCIGLLKSVDKFDLKFDVKFSTYAVPMIIGEIQRFIRDDGAVKVSRSLKETGIKVRKKKDELSKKLGRNPTISELAEALELPAEDIVLSQEAIRSPSSIHETVFENDGDPITILDQISDGDNGKWFDKMVVREALEQLDKRERLIVYLRYFKDQTQTEVAQRLGISQVQVSRLEKKILEEIKSQMAE; encoded by the coding sequence ATGGAGTTAAATCCCCGGAAAGAGGCGAAAGAGCCGCTTCTTGATGATAAAGAAGTCAAGCAGTTGATCAGACGCAGCCAGACAGGTGATCATGATGCACGGGACCGCCTGGTTCAAAAAAATATGCGACTGGTATGGTCGGTTGTCCAGCGTTTTATCAACAGAGGGTATGAACCGGATGATCTATTTCAGATCGGATGTATCGGTTTACTTAAATCGGTGGATAAATTTGATTTGAAATTTGATGTCAAATTTTCAACATATGCCGTCCCAATGATCATCGGGGAAATCCAGCGCTTTATCCGTGACGACGGGGCGGTAAAGGTCAGCCGGTCACTGAAGGAAACCGGCATTAAGGTCCGGAAAAAAAAAGATGAATTGTCTAAAAAACTGGGAAGAAATCCGACAATCAGTGAACTTGCTGAAGCGCTGGAACTTCCCGCTGAAGATATCGTGCTGTCGCAGGAAGCGATCCGCTCACCTTCTTCTATTCATGAAACGGTTTTTGAAAACGATGGTGACCCAATTACAATTCTCGATCAGATATCGGATGGTGACAACGGAAAGTGGTTTGACAAAATGGTGGTCAGAGAAGCTCTGGAACAGCTTGATAAACGAGAGCGGCTGATTGTCTATCTGCGCTATTTCAAGGACCAGACACAAACTGAGGTGGCTCAGCGTCTTGGAATATCACAGGTACAGGTTTCCCGGCTGGAAAAAAAGATACTTGAAGAAATAAAAAGTCAGATGGCCGAATAG
- the spoIIAB gene encoding anti-sigma F factor gives MTNKMTLTFSAISSNESFARVTVASFVAQLDPTLEELTEIKTVVSEAVTNCIIHGYGNTGKGIVRVCAELDHGALSLSIHDDGAGIQDIEQARQPLFTTKPELERSGMGFTIMENFMDHVTIESVQGKGTTIFMTKAITHNKAVCK, from the coding sequence ATGACAAATAAGATGACGCTGACCTTTTCCGCAATAAGCAGTAATGAATCATTTGCCCGTGTAACCGTTGCATCTTTTGTCGCCCAGCTGGATCCCACTTTAGAAGAACTGACTGAAATTAAGACGGTGGTTTCAGAAGCTGTAACCAACTGCATTATTCACGGATACGGAAACACCGGTAAGGGTATCGTCCGTGTCTGCGCTGAGCTGGATCATGGCGCGCTCAGTCTCAGTATTCATGACGACGGGGCAGGGATTCAGGATATTGAGCAGGCGCGTCAGCCATTGTTTACGACGAAACCCGAGCTTGAAAGATCCGGTATGGGTTTTACGATTATGGAAAACTTTATGGATCACGTGACTATCGAATCCGTGCAGGGAAAGGGTACGACGATTTTCATGACTAAGGCGATAACCCATAACAAGGCAGTATGCAAGTAG
- the spoIIAA gene encoding anti-sigma F factor antagonist → MALKTNLEVKFGVLCIRLEGELDHHTADDLRNQVNRIMDEEPVHHILLNLGKLEFMDSSGLGVILGRYKKIAGLGGEMVVCSISPTVRRLFELSGMFKIIRLETDEQYALHSLGVA, encoded by the coding sequence ATGGCTTTAAAAACCAATTTAGAAGTTAAATTCGGTGTCCTCTGTATCCGGCTGGAGGGAGAACTTGATCATCATACAGCTGATGATCTTCGTAATCAGGTGAACAGGATAATGGATGAAGAGCCGGTTCATCATATTCTTCTGAATCTCGGGAAACTGGAATTTATGGACAGTTCAGGACTTGGGGTGATACTTGGCCGATATAAAAAAATTGCCGGACTTGGAGGAGAAATGGTCGTCTGCTCCATTTCCCCGACAGTTCGCAGACTATTTGAACTGAGTGGTATGTTCAAAATCATCCGGCTTGAGACAGATGAACAATATGCACTTCATTCCCTGGGGGTGGCCTAA
- a CDS encoding D-alanyl-D-alanine carboxypeptidase family protein has protein sequence MKQFYAWLICSVLVFSAVAPASSVSAENTKEVDTKKSGAKSAIVIEQETGRVLYQKNADKELPPASMTKVMTLLLIFKALSKHQISLNEKVNVSEHAASMGGSQVFLEPGETMTVDEMLRAIAIASGNDASVAMAEHVSGTEEAFVRHMNREAKRLGLKHTRFQNTTGLPVGNHFTTARDMAIMARELAQYEQVFGYTSKYEDYLREDTDKKFWLVNTNKLIKTYPGADGLKTGYTNEAKYCLTATAKRNGMRVIAVVMGAGSPKERNKEIAGLMDQAFARYSTQKLLEKNNTVAVAHVNKGNPGKIDVVTGRPVILLLKKGESVKGFKKHAQIKKDLQAPIKAGTVIGYYTISSKGKTISRTPLVVKENIKRASWWQLFKRSAGSILAH, from the coding sequence ATGAAGCAATTTTATGCCTGGCTTATTTGCAGTGTACTCGTTTTTTCTGCTGTTGCTCCTGCGTCTTCCGTTTCAGCGGAAAATACAAAGGAAGTAGATACAAAGAAGAGCGGGGCAAAATCGGCTATTGTCATAGAGCAGGAAACAGGCAGGGTACTTTATCAGAAAAACGCGGATAAAGAACTGCCGCCTGCAAGTATGACCAAGGTCATGACATTATTGCTGATTTTCAAAGCACTCAGTAAACACCAGATTTCTTTAAATGAAAAAGTTAATGTCAGTGAACATGCTGCCTCGATGGGCGGATCACAAGTCTTTCTGGAGCCCGGAGAAACGATGACCGTAGACGAAATGCTGCGTGCGATTGCCATTGCCTCAGGTAATGATGCATCGGTAGCTATGGCTGAGCATGTAAGTGGCACTGAAGAGGCTTTTGTCCGTCATATGAATCGGGAGGCGAAAAGGCTTGGCTTGAAACATACAAGGTTCCAGAATACCACCGGGCTTCCTGTCGGGAATCATTTTACAACGGCACGGGACATGGCGATTATGGCGCGTGAACTTGCACAATATGAACAGGTCTTTGGATACACTTCGAAGTACGAAGACTACCTGAGGGAGGACACGGACAAGAAGTTCTGGCTGGTGAACACCAATAAACTCATTAAAACCTATCCGGGTGCAGACGGATTGAAAACCGGGTACACCAATGAAGCAAAGTATTGTCTGACGGCAACGGCAAAGCGGAATGGCATGAGAGTGATTGCCGTTGTCATGGGTGCGGGTTCACCTAAAGAAAGAAATAAAGAAATTGCCGGCCTGATGGATCAGGCTTTTGCACGGTACAGCACGCAGAAATTGCTTGAAAAAAATAACACCGTAGCAGTTGCACATGTCAATAAAGGGAATCCGGGAAAGATTGATGTTGTAACAGGCAGGCCGGTGATCCTGCTCTTGAAAAAAGGCGAATCCGTAAAAGGCTTTAAAAAGCACGCACAAATTAAGAAAGATCTGCAGGCACCGATCAAAGCAGGGACCGTGATTGGGTATTACACCATCAGCAGTAAAGGGAAAACGATCTCACGTACACCTCTCGTCGTTAAAGAAAATATCAAACGCGCCTCATGGTGGCAGTTATTTAAGAGAAGTGCCGGGTCTATTCTGGCACACTGA
- a CDS encoding purine-nucleoside phosphorylase — translation MQEITEVVSQMRKRTSKEPKIGLILGSGLGDLADEIQDADYIPYHALPYFPEPTVKGHVGRFVVGTLEGKEVVAMQGRYHHYEGYSLRQVAFPVDVMKALGIHYLIVTNAAGGINTSFSPGDLMLIQDHINMLGGSPLIGPDDETSGPRFPDMSSAYDRQLIQLAEEKADQLDVAVKKGVYLATPGPQYETPAEIRMMRIMGADAVGMSTVPEVIEAAHAGLRVLGISCITNMASGILDQPLSHAEVIETANKVKDHFIQLVQAVVKNI, via the coding sequence ATGCAGGAGATTACGGAAGTCGTCAGTCAAATGAGAAAAAGAACATCAAAAGAGCCAAAAATTGGTCTGATTCTCGGTTCAGGCCTTGGTGATCTTGCTGATGAAATTCAAGATGCCGATTACATACCTTACCATGCACTTCCCTATTTCCCCGAACCCACCGTAAAAGGACATGTCGGACGATTTGTCGTTGGAACCCTTGAAGGTAAAGAAGTGGTTGCCATGCAAGGCAGATACCATCATTATGAGGGCTATTCTCTGAGACAGGTTGCTTTTCCGGTAGACGTCATGAAAGCACTGGGCATCCATTATCTGATTGTGACTAACGCAGCCGGCGGGATTAACACAAGCTTTTCGCCTGGAGATCTGATGCTCATTCAGGATCATATTAATATGCTTGGCGGGAGTCCATTAATTGGCCCCGACGATGAGACATCAGGGCCGCGTTTTCCCGATATGTCGTCCGCTTATGACCGACAACTGATTCAACTTGCTGAGGAAAAGGCAGATCAGCTTGATGTGGCTGTGAAAAAAGGGGTCTACCTGGCAACGCCTGGTCCGCAGTACGAAACACCTGCTGAAATTCGAATGATGCGTATTATGGGGGCTGATGCGGTGGGCATGTCCACCGTCCCGGAAGTTATTGAAGCCGCTCATGCGGGATTACGGGTTCTGGGTATCTCATGCATTACCAATATGGCAAGTGGTATTCTGGATCAGCCGCTTTCGCATGCCGAAGTGATCGAAACAGCGAATAAAGTAAAAGACCACTTTATACAACTTGTGCAGGCAGTTGTGAAAAATATCTGA
- a CDS encoding tyrosine-type recombinase/integrase has product MLKEANEYLEALQQERRLTDNTLSAYQRDLKQYVDFLTREVHCSAWADVSEVSVMKYFYWLRDRHRASATVARKASAVRGLHRYLYRYKKADTDPAYAIVLPGVERTPPEILSDEEVDRLLSAPDSDTGSGKRDQAMLELLYATGIRASELINLNLSDLNLQLGFVRCKGIRGNERVIPLGQSAKHALHIYLNDVRKAQEDRLENSPLFLNNRHRRLTRQGVWKILKNYGSLTGIGSTLSPETLRNTLTARMLENGADMASVDEIMGREHSLALNRYPRRSNSRLRDVYVRFHPRR; this is encoded by the coding sequence TTGCTGAAAGAAGCCAATGAATATCTGGAAGCCCTGCAACAGGAACGTCGGTTAACAGATAATACCCTTTCAGCCTATCAACGGGATTTAAAACAATATGTTGATTTTTTGACCCGGGAAGTGCATTGTTCAGCATGGGCTGATGTTTCAGAAGTATCAGTGATGAAATATTTTTACTGGCTTCGTGACAGACATCGTGCTTCGGCGACGGTGGCACGCAAGGCATCTGCGGTACGAGGCCTGCATCGCTATTTGTACCGGTATAAAAAGGCGGATACAGATCCGGCCTATGCGATTGTCCTGCCCGGTGTTGAGCGGACACCTCCGGAAATCCTTTCTGATGAGGAAGTTGATCGGCTTCTTTCAGCCCCTGATTCAGACACCGGCTCAGGAAAAAGAGACCAGGCCATGCTGGAATTACTCTATGCCACCGGAATTCGCGCATCTGAACTGATCAATCTGAATCTGTCCGATCTGAATCTGCAGCTTGGTTTTGTCCGCTGTAAGGGGATCAGAGGGAACGAGCGGGTGATACCGCTGGGGCAATCTGCAAAACACGCGCTGCATATTTATTTAAACGATGTCCGTAAAGCGCAGGAGGACAGACTGGAAAATTCCCCGCTCTTTCTTAATAACCGTCATCGTCGACTGACAAGACAGGGAGTCTGGAAAATCCTGAAAAATTATGGCTCTCTGACAGGTATTGGTTCAACCTTATCTCCGGAAACGCTCAGAAATACGCTTACCGCACGGATGCTGGAGAACGGCGCGGATATGGCTTCCGTAGATGAAATAATGGGAAGAGAGCATTCACTGGCATTAAACAGATATCCGAGGCGCAGCAACAGTCGTTTACGGGATGTTTATGTTCGCTTTCATCCCAGAAGATAA
- a CDS encoding DUF4227 family protein — protein MRTRLKLIYDASRLFLLFTLLTTVFYFGMSWIDRYQNHLHRYDEPGSGAVDVAAGRAGESVAYLPTFHADDPINRILYFLREGE, from the coding sequence TTGAGAACAAGGTTAAAGCTGATTTATGATGCGTCCCGCCTGTTTCTGCTCTTTACTCTGCTGACAACAGTCTTCTATTTCGGTATGAGCTGGATTGATCGATATCAGAACCATTTGCATCGTTATGATGAACCTGGATCAGGTGCTGTAGATGTTGCGGCCGGGCGGGCAGGAGAAAGTGTAGCGTATTTACCGACATTTCATGCTGATGATCCCATCAATCGTATACTCTATTTTCTGAGAGAGGGGGAATGA